The Peribacillus sp. FSL P2-0133 genome has a segment encoding these proteins:
- a CDS encoding (Fe-S)-binding protein, whose protein sequence is MNGLLWINLVAFLLVTAYAAGLFVYLIKTRIAYIKLGKKVEFDNRVKDRLVKIGVYVFGQKKLFKDKKSGIIHAMLFYGFILVQFGALDFFVKGLRPGWHLPFGPVYPAFTFFQEIVTLTVLVAILWAAYRRYVEKLVRLKRDFKAGLVVIFITGIMITVLLGNGMGMIWHGHDATWSEPVASSIAFLFGWMGTTAATVVFYVAWWLHLLIILSFLVYIPQSKHAHLIAGPINVFLNRLDNPGKLKPVDLEEEVFDKEGNQYYGAKYIEDLTQYQMVDLYACVECGRCTNMCPATGTGKMLSPMDIIIKMRDHLTNTGAAVTTKQPWVPSFVFGNTKGNKIALAGAAQGAQESAAATEAYSPSLIGEVITEEELWACTTCRNCEDQCPVMNEHVDKIIDMRRYLVLTEGRLDPDAQRAMTNIERQGNPWGLNRKEREDWRSLREDVSVPTVKELKKADEEFEYLFWVGSMGSYDNRSQKIALSFAKLLNEAGIKFAILGNKEKNSGDTPRRLGNEFVFQELAMKNIEEFQKNEIKKIVTIDPHAYNIFKNEYPDFGLEAEVYHHTELLAKLVSEGRLVPQYPVNETITFHDSCYLGRYNEVYSPPREILQSIDGVKLIEMERNREKGMCCGAGGGLMWMEEETGNRINVARTEQALAVSPTVISSGCPYCLTMLSDGTKAKEVEENVKTYDVAELLEKAVIGENKSIAS, encoded by the coding sequence ATGAATGGTTTACTGTGGATCAACTTAGTTGCATTCCTGCTTGTAACCGCTTACGCCGCCGGTTTGTTTGTCTACTTGATAAAGACCCGTATAGCTTATATAAAACTTGGCAAAAAAGTGGAATTCGATAACCGTGTGAAAGATCGTCTTGTTAAAATCGGGGTTTATGTATTTGGACAGAAGAAGCTCTTTAAAGATAAAAAGAGCGGGATCATTCATGCCATGTTATTTTATGGTTTCATCTTAGTGCAATTTGGTGCACTTGACTTTTTCGTTAAAGGCTTAAGACCGGGGTGGCACTTACCGTTTGGCCCTGTTTATCCGGCCTTTACTTTCTTCCAGGAGATTGTGACGCTTACCGTTCTTGTTGCAATTCTATGGGCGGCATACCGCCGTTATGTCGAAAAGCTCGTTCGCTTGAAAAGGGATTTCAAAGCAGGTTTGGTTGTCATCTTCATCACCGGTATCATGATCACCGTATTACTGGGGAATGGAATGGGGATGATCTGGCATGGACACGATGCGACTTGGTCAGAGCCTGTCGCATCAAGCATCGCTTTCCTATTCGGCTGGATGGGGACAACAGCGGCGACAGTCGTTTTTTATGTAGCTTGGTGGCTGCATTTACTGATCATATTATCTTTCCTTGTTTATATCCCGCAATCTAAGCATGCTCACTTGATTGCCGGTCCGATAAATGTATTCCTGAATCGACTGGACAATCCGGGGAAATTGAAACCGGTTGATTTGGAAGAAGAGGTTTTCGACAAAGAAGGCAATCAATATTACGGTGCCAAATATATCGAAGATTTGACGCAGTACCAAATGGTGGACCTCTATGCCTGTGTGGAGTGCGGGCGCTGTACGAATATGTGCCCGGCTACAGGTACCGGTAAAATGCTGTCACCGATGGATATCATAATCAAGATGCGTGACCATTTAACAAATACAGGCGCTGCCGTTACAACGAAGCAGCCATGGGTGCCATCTTTTGTTTTTGGAAATACGAAGGGAAATAAGATAGCTTTGGCTGGTGCCGCGCAGGGGGCGCAGGAATCTGCTGCAGCAACCGAGGCTTACAGTCCGAGCCTGATTGGCGAAGTCATTACGGAAGAAGAACTTTGGGCTTGTACCACATGCCGGAATTGTGAAGATCAATGCCCGGTAATGAATGAACATGTCGACAAAATCATCGATATGCGCCGTTATCTAGTGTTGACAGAGGGCAGACTTGATCCTGATGCGCAACGTGCCATGACGAATATTGAGCGTCAAGGAAACCCGTGGGGACTGAACCGTAAAGAGAGGGAAGATTGGCGAAGCCTTCGGGAAGATGTCAGTGTCCCTACCGTAAAGGAATTAAAAAAGGCAGACGAAGAATTCGAGTATTTATTCTGGGTAGGTTCAATGGGATCGTACGATAACCGTAGCCAGAAGATTGCCCTTTCCTTTGCTAAATTATTGAATGAAGCGGGCATCAAATTTGCAATTCTCGGAAATAAGGAGAAAAACTCAGGGGATACTCCCCGTCGATTGGGTAATGAGTTTGTCTTTCAGGAGCTTGCAATGAAAAATATAGAAGAGTTCCAGAAGAATGAAATTAAGAAAATCGTGACGATCGATCCGCATGCATACAATATCTTTAAGAATGAATATCCGGATTTTGGCTTGGAAGCGGAAGTGTATCACCATACTGAACTGTTAGCCAAACTTGTCAGTGAAGGCAGGTTGGTGCCTCAGTACCCGGTGAATGAGACGATTACATTTCACGATTCCTGTTACTTGGGAAGGTACAATGAAGTTTACAGCCCGCCGCGTGAAATCTTGCAATCCATTGATGGTGTGAAACTTATTGAGATGGAGCGTAACCGAGAGAAGGGTATGTGCTGTGGAGCTGGAGGCGGCTTGATGTGGATGGAAGAGGAAACAGGAAACCGCATTAATGTGGCCCGTACCGAACAAGCGCTAGCCGTCAGTCCAACAGTGATCAGTTCAGGGTGTCCTTATTGCCTGACCATGCTATCTGATGGGACGAAAGCAAAAGAAGTTGAGGAAAATGTTAAAACGTATGATGTAGCTGAACTACTAGAAAAAGCGGTCATTGGTGAAAATAAATCGATTGCCTCTTAA